A window of the Lolium perenne isolate Kyuss_39 chromosome 7, Kyuss_2.0, whole genome shotgun sequence genome harbors these coding sequences:
- the LOC127323780 gene encoding uncharacterized protein produces the protein MDNVLVDRSAGGQNLRRRAGGAGCRRLAMSSPALPPSAYTFFPYSPAPPPGPFIYAPYTFYSSSSLPALPSNHPGLPPRPPATIHKHATFPYRTSALPPRPAAINHIAPITMVTDQVPRKTGEYKRKKPRTPRSTEEPPRAAQRRKPLQRAAPLPAAMAVTEALDDLERQVTRGFVEDLLHALAPPPSSLPLPTFSLVRAAAAKAPAPCTV, from the coding sequence ATGGACAATGTTCTCGTCGACCGATCAGCGGGCGGCCAAAACCTCCGTCGGAGAGCTGGGGGCGCAGGCTGCCGGAGGCTCGCGATGAGCTCGCCGGCGCTGCCTCCCAGCGCCTACACTTTCTTCCCGTATTCCCCAGCTCCTCCTCCGGGTCCATTCATATACGCGCCGTATACCTTCTACTCTTCCAGCTCACTCCCTGCACTTCCTTCCAACCACCCCGGCCTCCCGCCCCGCCCGCCGGCGACCATCCACAAGCACGCCACGTTCCCTTACCGCACGTCGGCTCTGCCTCCTCGTCCAGCCGCAATTAACCATATCGCACCGATCACGATGGTGACGGATCAGGTGCCGAGGAAGACGGGTGAGTACAAGAGGAAGAAGCCGAGGACGCCGAGGTCCACGGAGGAGCCGCCGAGGGCGGCGCAGCGGAGGAAGCCGCTGCAGAGGGCGGCGCCGCTTCCCGCGGCGATGGCGGTCACGGAGGCGCTGGACGACCTGGAGCGCCAGGTGACGCGGGGCTTCGTGGAGGACCTGCTGCacgcgctcgcgccgccgcccagCAGCCTGCCCCTGCCCACCTTCTCCCTCGTCAGGGCGGCCGCCGCCAAGGCCCCAGCCCCGTGCACCGTGTAG